The Dermacentor silvarum isolate Dsil-2018 chromosome 7, BIME_Dsil_1.4, whole genome shotgun sequence genomic sequence ATGACATCCATTTGTCTGCAGGCATGGACATTTGTGAAATTTCAGGGAAATCATATTTATCTGCGCCATGAACTGGACAAATTCTGTAATTAGCATTACTGACACTCACATTTGTGAAAatagttttgttttctgttttccgTGACGTTGGATATTGCTAGTACAGGAATTATTTGTACCAGAAAGGGTTAACAAGGCTCCAGACAGGACTGCGGCAGGCAGCTGCTGGTTGCATTGAAATATGATGCAGGGCTACTACATTGGGCTGCTACCGAAAGTTCTAGAAATTTTCCTTTTCTATCACAGGTGCCAAGGTACGGTCTGAAATTTACGAGGCCTTTGACAACATCTATCCCATATTGAAGGGCTTCCGCAAGCAGTGACCGATGCAAAGACTTTCTGTGGAAGACTTGATGTGCCCTGCCAGCGTCATTGTGCATTTTGTAAATAAGTGTCATGATCCACGTGCCGCCGAGGTCACATCGATGGTTTTGGAAAAAACTCGCACGTGCCAGTGGAAATTGTGTGGCATGTCTTCTGGACGAATCGTGTGTGCTACAAAAAGGAAGAGACTTGTTGTTACTTGAAGCAAGCTTTTCCGTGCAACACAAGACATCTGTCTGGATCGTGGTGGACTTTGCCAACAATATCTGTCCCATTTCACTTGTAAATAGTTGTCAGTTAGAAAAATACAATATATATGACATCTACCTTTGTTGTGTGCATTAGATTGCAGCAGTTTTGTATTGTATGAATATTTTGTTTCAAATTCTATTAACCCTTTGTACCACAACTTACGAAAGAATGAAATAGTGTATTGTGGCAGTGCCAGCAACATACGATAGTTCCAGTTAAATATTACCATGTTTGTTTTGGTGTACACAAGATTTCCTGGGTTCACTGCTTTAAAAACTTTACTGAGGACTTCAGTGCTAAGGAGCAGGCATCACTATGGGTAAGTTTTCTTTATAATGTTTGTACTGCTTGGTCGGAATGAAGCAAATTTCACGTAGATTGGATGCACCAACTTGTGCATTTCTGTATCCATCAGTGTAAGCAGCTAGTTCCACGTTTGCAAATGGATTATACCTAAACATCCCAAATAAATCATGATCATACTCAGTGCTCTGCATGTGGTTGCATATTGATGTCATGTTACAAGTACAAATATGAGTAGTAAGAAAGAGTGTTTCATGTTAACCAAGTAGCTACAATTGGCCTGAAGTGCAACACACACATAAATGCACAAGTGTAAATAAGCTCCTCTACTGGTTCTTACTCTAGTTGGACATTGGAGAAAACTAACAGGTGCAACGTGTGTTTCACCAGGTGCTGGTTTGACCCTACAGCATACTACATCACTGCTAACAATGATGTAGTGGTAGTTTCGTAGAAATAGTGCCGACCAGACACAAATGTCTAAACGAAATCTCTCAACATATATATTCTCTATATAACGCGcagtcatcagaaaaaaaaaagaagaagaaaaaaaactactgtGCGCGTAGGACAGCGTTTTAGAATGCGCTGTCACACTCTAGCTTGAAATTGCTTCACACACGCTACGCAATAAGAAAATTACGGATTCACGCTTCTGTGGATATCGCTGCGACCTTGCAAAAATCTTTGCAAGTCTCCCAGCACTTCCTTGTGAAGTGCGTCCATGTCTTGAGTTCCATCCAGATAGGTGATGTCGGGCTGGGTGTCCTTGATTTCCTGCAAGTTCTTGAGATACATGGGCCAGACGACTTTCTCGAAGTATCCGGGCACGTCAGGCGGGTCGTAAGTACGAGTCAAACGCCTAGCGTAGCACTCTTCTTGGGTAAGCGTAAAGAAATAGCGCTTGTCAAATAGCTTGGCCAGCTTCGGATGATTGAATATGATGTGACCGTCGATAATAATCAATTTCAGTCCTGCTGGCTGCTGCGACGTGGAAGTCGTAACGGCGTCCAGCATTTTGTCCCAGTCGACGCTCGAAAGTGCCTCCCAGTTGGCGTGGTTCAGTTCTGGAATCATCACGTGATTTTCGTCGGACTCCGAACGGAAAAAGTCGTCCTGGTGCAACACCACGCAGTCGGTGAAGACCTTTTGAAGGTAGTTTACAAGCGACGTCTTGCCGCCGTTCGTGACGCCGGATACTCCGACGAAGATCCAGTTGTTCAACATGACGCCGTTGCAATTTCAGTGCAAGGTGTCGCAGAGTTTTCTGGATGTAGAGCCGCGCACGAATTCGTACACAACACGTGAAAGTCCGAACGGTCGTTCAGTGCTCACGTTTTCCTTTGCTTCCTGGTGACTTCCGAAAGCGCTCTTAACTTTACTGCAAGGTCATATGTAGCGACCTGTATTGCTATAATAACGATGTCCCTGGACTGAACTAACGCTGCATTGGGCTGACTGCGGGCCACATCCTAAATGGCATCGCAAGAAAGGCACCACGTTGAAGCAGACGATTATGGGCGAGACCGTTTTAACGGCAGACGTGCAAATAACTAAAATGAGAAAAGACGCTCGGCCTAGCTTGAACACTGAAGTAAGCAACACTAAAACTTGTCTTAGATTTTGTTATTGAATACATGCTTCTTTGGTGCTCTAAATTTCGTTCAGTATAAGTGGTGCAGACCTGATGTCTATGGCTCGCGAAGTCGCTTCCGCCGCATTCAACCAGCAAAGACATAGCCTTTAAGATCTGCATTTTACATTCATAGGGCGATACTTCATGGGGCGTAGTAGAGTTACTACCAAATCTAGAGCGCATGCAATAAAAGCACAGGCTTCGATTTTGTTACCCGAAGAGAGCCGTCTTTGGGGTGTCCACATTCACGTCTCATAGGGTGGCGTCCTCTAGAGTTAAAATTCAtatcttaaaggctatgcttttgctggttgaaCGCAGCGAAAACAGTTCTGAGAGCCCAAAACACGTCATAGGCGTTAAGTTTTGGATATATAGTCCAAAACCTGGCGTCCTTGACGTGTTTTCGGCTCCCAAAATCGCGTTCGGCGCCTTCAACGAGCAAAAGCATCGCCTTTAAGACCCGCATTTTAAAGCCAGAGGGCGCCATCCTATGACACGTGAATTTGTGCACCTCGTGCGTGTGGCCTCCGTGATCACAATGGTCCGTTgaaaccaaggaggttataaaaagaaATTCTGGAGTGGCAGCGCTCGCAGATTCTTACCGCAGAGGTGAAGCCAGCACTTGCCCTCTATTCACCCTTGAAAACGTGCAGAAGTACACAGGGAACAGTCGCAGTTCAACTGCTCTTGATCTGTTAATATAAACTTTCGACTAATTGGAAAATAATAGAACGTTGTTTCGGGCTAAAATATGGCCATAGGCTGAGTAGTGACCCTGATATCTCATACAAGTTGCCAATACTTTCCTGCTTCATCCTAAACCAGCGACAGAGGCAGGGACACCGAGAACCATATCTACGGAAAAAACTGGCCTTCTGAAAGTCAttggaagtgagaagaaaacACTTCCTGCTCTCCGCCAAATGCCAAAGTTAATGGATTCCGCGGGTAAGATGGTGGTGGCCGTTTTCACCTTTGAGACATCATCTAcactccagaattttttttaatcctccttaGTTGAAACAAGGCCTCAGAGATCGGGTGTCGCTCTGCACGATCTCGGAGGTCATAATTGAGATCTTCAAGCACCCGAGGTTCCGTTGCTTGTGGCTTGTGACTTGAGGTCCCGTTGTACTACTCTctaaaacagttgcaccctttggggtgcatttttgccacacaacaataatcgtcatctgtcttgcttgagtttcctatcttgaaaactctgcacttgctactttcctgtcgagaacgctgtgtcacgctgataacgctcttgccgttcgtgaccgagaagtgccgggcgcacagcgttaaagaaaggaaagccgattGTTCGATGACGatgacagatgacgattattgttctgtggcaaaaatatgCCCCAGAGGGTGCAACAGTTTTTAGAGTGTAGGGTGCGTgcctagggttcctcgatgcgtgctaAGGGAAGGGCGAAtagaaaaagagggagagagtgagcactgagtgcacgtgggatgaTGTACAGCGACACAATAAACGGTCTCTTAAACCgctgcacttcaagtagtgtactagtgcagGAAGTGCACTATAGTAGTGTACTAGTGTACTAGTGTTAGTACTAGCACTAGCTAGTAAGCACTAGAAGTAAAGCTCCCGGAGGACAGCCCATACTTCTcgtccacgaaaaaaaaaaaaaatgaaaaaaaaaaaaaaaaaatgagcgcgatgagcgagcttgccaggattcgaacctggaatcttctgatccgtagtcagacgcgttatccgttgcgccacaagcccAGGTTGGCAAGGAGGTCTAGTGGAGTACAGGCCATAGTTCGCTTGTCACCCAggaaacaaaaaatgaaagcgataaacgagcttgccaggattcgaacctggaatcttctgatccgtagtcagacgcgttatccgttgcgccacaagcccgGGTTGGCAAGGGAAGCTACTGGAGTACAGGCCATACTTCCCTTGTCACCCAggaaacaaaaaatgaaagcgataaacgagcttgccaggattcgaacctggaatcttctgatccgtagtcagacgcgttatccgttgcgccacaagcccgGGTTGGCAAGGGAAGCTACTGGAGTACAGGCCATACTTCCCTTGTCACCCAggaaacaaaaaatgaaagcgataaacgagcttgccaggattcgaacctggaatcttctgatccgtagtcagacgcgttatccgttgcgccacaagcccgGGTTGGCAAGGGAAGCTACTGGAGTACAGGCCATACTTCCCTTGTCACCCAggaaacaaaaaatgaaagcgataaacgagcttgccaggattcgaacctggaatcttctgatccgtagtcagatgcgttatccgttgcgccacaagcccggttttttttttctttattgccagttaCAAGAAATACAGGACTGAAATACATAAAAATAGTCAAATGCTAAAAGGTTTCTCCTGTCTTGGAGAAAGTAATTCTAAATAAATTTCATATTCAAAAGCAATTCTACACAAGGCAGCCAGTGTGGCACAGGTATTCGTGCTTTCTGTTCTTCTACATATCTGTGAATGCTTTCTTTGAAGTATTGGCGAGCTGCTCTGGCGTCAACATCTGCATTTCGGACGGCCATGCGACATCTCCAGACACTGTGCAATACAATGAGCATAATTAAATCATAAGGTACTCCATCTTCGTTATCGATAGCCAAGAATCGGATTCCTTGAGGGTGCAGCGGAAAATCTTTCTTAAGGGTCCTCTGTAGAATGTCCCACAGGAATACCGCGTCCCAACACTCTAAAAACacatggtcaatagtttcgtctcGCTTACAAATTTGGCAGTGTACTCCCCAGGGCACAAAAAGTCCCCTTTCTGCCATCCATGTCTTGACGGTCAGTGTCCCGGTGTGTaaacgaaagaaaaatgttttgacgCCTGGTGGTACCATCATTTTCTTGACACGCTTAAGCACATCCTTTCCTCTTGAGGTACTGTACAAAGATCTATATAGCGGCACAGGTAACACCACATCACACAGGTCTCTGTATAACTTTTTCCGACCCACATCACTTAAGTAGTTTGTAGAAAACCGCACACACAAAAAACGGGTGGACATAACAACCTCTTTCAAATAACCCCGAATGCATCCGTGGATGCGATTCGTTGAGACAACAAGATCTGGTAGGGCATTACCCAACCGAACCTGGCACAATGTTCGAAGGAAGGGATCTTTTACGTCTCTGAAGAACATAAACCGATTAACTATTTGACGTAGATACAAATGGCCTAACGCCAACCCGCCATCAGGGACTCGCCTAAACAAATTGGTTCTGCTTGTTCGCTCCCATGAGGAGCCCCAAACGAACACTGCAAATATTCTGTGAAGTTTCTGGACATTCATTCTTGAACAATGTATCACTTGCATTACATACCACAACTTACTTATAAAAAATAAGTTGCATACTGTCGCTCTTGCAAAGACTGACAAATTCCAGCCATTCCAGTTATTGGTTTTCTCGCGTAAGTTGCCAATTTCGTTGCGCCAGTAAGGTTCGCTGTCCTGATAATTTTCTAAGGGCACTCCCAAATATTTAACAGGAGTGGTCACGAATCTTAAATTCGCGAAAGTGTCTGGCTTAGACGGCCAATAGCCGTGCCAAAACCCCAGAGACTTTCCCCAGTTCACGCAGCTTCCACTTGAAAGACAAAAACTTTCCACAGTTTTAATAACATGCAGAACACTGTCATAATCCGTACAAAAAGCggcaatgtcgtcggcataggcCAGCAACCTCACTTCTACCTGTTGCAGTTTGAACCCACGTATATGCTCGCTTGCAATAAC encodes the following:
- the LOC119457801 gene encoding nicotinamide riboside kinase 1, with translation MLNNWIFVGVSGVTNGGKTSLVNYLQKVFTDCVVLHQDDFFRSESDENHVMIPELNHANWEALSSVDWDKMLDAVTTSTSQQPAGLKLIIIDGHIIFNHPKLAKLFDKRYFFTLTQEECYARRLTRTYDPPDVPGYFEKVVWPMYLKNLQEIKDTQPDITYLDGTQDMDALHKEVLGDLQRFLQGRSDIHRSVNP